From one Dermacentor silvarum isolate Dsil-2018 chromosome 3, BIME_Dsil_1.4, whole genome shotgun sequence genomic stretch:
- the LOC119445921 gene encoding uncharacterized protein LOC119445921 has translation MHFLKNTEALTQNMLMCFTGNEEYTKQTLKTVSSILSDSPRRKNIVHDDVAHVLGDVKKRDKRLAEGGLKGPQEDTRQHFDDLALKNSHDFRDEGASHLHPAEMPNENVNKIQDTDVIAEDGSMADNKENVPMILPDEHHLFKQPEISSVEGNEGTGVARESNDELEIDNSEQGITQQSLAAHTVPEENSLSSSIKASMLKDVIALNRTDDATSFDDVSLQDDNDQGFESLPCDQTLDPEDLNEEQHVKDELDNAEKLLPAGDDDNIGADKLTALLDELAEHEKATPVSLQYDTGVQTTPTDVTDQNNEPVFEPKLRSLASNDDSDKEGSAQKCAHGIRSDENVHPAPSMSSDNEEQIVLSVQITGSKSGESGSAVPDEHKVTEIAGHKRDCEGISDAGIEKNTSKISEYYIDLHSVDTSGWPKSLQEKEEEKASEQIVKSDKYENEHSANQATGVNNKIGIENAQTSEKESVDIAVATEASVRDERDEEFAMEKPVNKSSKDNEIAEVKTENLMGESSETAAHNEASVQCETSEGFPSNESVKKSTNDNELVKLELESSETKLRKIEVRDEESMQNEFAMEKPVNKSSTDNEIPEVKTENLMGESSETAAHNEASVQCETSEGFPSNESVKESTNDNELVKMESEPSETKLRKIEVRDEESMQNETSEEVACGPTAHPSSSDIGVPKLERESFIGEISELASTEASVPNETSEESESEAPINRSTNDEVTVVKAETPVSEISETATSNEAGVQNETFEDFASEEPVSQSTGKIREETSTEQLAFTEARAQSNKYDQFANQRYPSHITDDKHDNNVNADASLSEFPQIAVIDELNVQSKTSDVLGSEESVNQSNANIEVIKVKAEASINELPKVVIPNEVSAQNTPEEFASGETACPTTSDSDVPKVKAEVSNSEDPKNVVSTEESERIETMEESASEVSVNENMNKMITRVEPDAPVSEFPETSLSSELSAERKTSDEFTSEEPVNLGTNNNEVTKVNAQASVSEMTEILVSNEERVYSTSEEFASEGTAHPNTSDIAITKVKAGTSFGEVPEIVVYDEASVRNEASEEPASEAPMNLSTNEETRVESDASVSDMPEIAVFNENSAENKTSGQLACEEYGKQNDNDDENTKVKIVTSVSELHEIIASNETTDQSKKSGEFASGEAARHSASDVANTEAKEGASTSEVSQTTIADEASMQSERSTKFGNEAHVSETTNENIAEAKADTSTELPKIILSNEASVRNKPTEGFISEEPVNQGSNNEEIAKADEEEVGSESTETIVPNEASVQVVGVETEFQIISDYEATKGPAETSTSVVPENIVSGEASLLSQTPEKFENEALGNDSPRDNAIPEVKSEASASELPFNEASVQSIASEEFANGESTQETNGVVEVATLKADVPISEVPEIAVSNEVILPKKSHEELKNNATVNESTNDNEVTEVMAGASVIELPEETVPNEASIGNEISDELTSNENVHQSNSDKGNGELRPDTAK, from the coding sequence TCGTGCATGATGACGTAGCGCATGTCTTGGGAGACGTTAAGAAAAGAGACAAACGTTTAGCAGAGGGTGGACTGAAGGGTCCTCAAGAAGACACGAGACAACACTTCGATGACCTGGCACTCAAGAACAGCCATGACTTTCGAGATGAGGGTGCGTCTCATCTTCATCCTGCTGAGATGCCAAATGAAAATGTGAATAAAATTCAAGATACCGATGTAATTGCAGAAGATGGAAGCATGGCCGACAATAAAGAAAATGTTCCCATGATATTGCCAGACGAGCATCATCTCTTTAAGCAGCCAGAAATATCTTCAGTTGAAGGAAATGAAGGCACGGGAGTTGCGAGAGAAAGTAACGATGAACTAGAAATAGACAATTCTGAACAAGGCATTACCCAGCAGTCTTTAGCGGCGCACACTGTTCCCGAGGAAAACTCACTCTCGTCTTCAATAAAAGCCAGCATGCTGAAAGACGTCATCGCACTAAACAGGACTGATGACGCAACCAGTTTTGACGATGTATCACTTCAGGACGACAACGACCAAGGATTCGAGTCGCTTCCTTGTGACCAAACACTTGACCCGGAAGATTTGAATGAGGAGCAACACGTGAAGGACGAACTGGACAATGCCGAAAAACTCCTGCCCGCGGGCGATGATGATAACATAGGTGCGGATAAATTGACCGCTTTATTGGATGAACTTGCTGAGCATGAGAAAGCCACACCCGTTAGCCTCCAATATGACACCGGAGTACAGACTACGCCGACTGACGTCACTGACCAAAACAATGAGCCCGTTTTCGAGCCCAAGCTTCGAAGCTTAGCTAGCAACGACGACAGTGACAAGGAGGGAAGCGCACAAAAATGTGCTCACGGAATTCGATCAGACGAAAACGTGCATCCCGCGCCCTCGATGAGCTCTGATAATGAAGAACAAATAGTGCTAAGCGTACAAATAACAGGAAGCAAATCAGGTGAGAGTGGTTCTGCAGTTCCTGACGAACACAAAGTTACTGAGATTGCAGGCCACAAAAGAGATTGTGAAGGCATTTCAGACGCTGGCATAGAGAAGAACACAAGCAAAATATCCGAATATTATATTGACCTTCATAGTGTCGACACATCGGGGTGGCCGAAAAGCTTACAGGAGAAGGAGGAAGAAAAAGCCAGCGAGCAAATTGTAAAGTCAGATAAGTACGAGAACGAGCATTCTGCGAACCAGGCTACCGGCGTCAACAACAAAATCGGCATTGAGAACGCTCAGACCTCGGAAAAAGAGTCAGTAGACATTGCAGTGGCTACTGAGGCTAGTGTACGAGATGAAAGAGATGAAGAGTTTGCAATGGAAAAGCCCGTTAACAAAAGCAGCAAGGACAACGAGATTGCTGaagtgaagacagaaaatttgATGGGTGAATCGTCAGAGACTGCTGCGCACAATGAAGCGAGTGTGCAATGTGAAACATCAGAAGGGTTTCCGAGCAACGAATCTGTGAAGAAGAGCACCAATGATAACGAACTCGTCAAACTGGAGTTAGAGTCATCAGAAACCAAGTTGCGAAAGATTGAAGTGCGTGATGAAGAAAGCATGCAAAACGAGTTTGCAATGGAAAAGCCTGTTAACAAAAGCAGCACTGACAACGAGATTCCTGaagtgaagacagaaaatttgATGGGTGAATCGTCAGAGACTGCTGCGCACAATGAAGCGAGTGTGCAATGTGAAACATCAGAAGGGTTTCCGAGCAATGAATCTGTGAAGGAGAGCACCAATGACAACGAACTCGTCAAAATGGAGTCAGAGCCATCAGAAACCAAGTTGCGAAAGATTGAAGTGCGTGATGAAGAAAGCATGCAAAACGAAACGTCGGAAGAAGTTGCCTGCGGACCAACTGCACATCCGAGCTCGAGTGACATTGGCGTCCCCAAACTGGAGAGAGAGTCTTTCATAGGCGAGATTTCAGAGCTCGCATCTACTGAAGCCAGCGTGCCAAATGAAACGTCTGAGGAATCTGAAAGTGAAGCGCCTATAAACCGGAGCACTAACGACGAGGTCACCGTAGTGAAGGCTGAGACACCAGTCAGCGAAATTTCAGAGACAGCAACGTCTAACGAAGCAGGCGTACAAAATGAAACATTTGAGGATTTTGCAAGCGAAGAGCCTGTCAGCCAGAGCACTGGTAAAATAAGGGAAGAGACCTCTACAGAACAACTGGCATTCACTGAAGCGAGAGCGCAAAGTAATAAATATGATCAATTTGCAAACCAACGATATCCGAGTCACATCACCGACGACAAGCATGACAATAATGTGAATGCGGATGCGTCACTGAGCGAATTTCCACAGATAGCAGTGATCGATGAATTAAATGTGCAAAGCAAAACGTCTGATGTACTTGGAAGCGAAGAATCTGTGAACCAGAGCAACGCTAATATCGAGGTCATCAAAGTTAAGGCAGAGGCATCTATAAATGAACTGCCGAAAGTTGTAATTCCTAACGAAGTGAGTGCGCAAAATACTCCTGAAGAGTTTGCGAGCGGAGAAACTGCGTGCCCGACCACAAGTGACAGTGATGTCCCCAAAGTGAAGGCAGAGGTGTCAAATAGTGAGGATCCAAAAAACGTAGTGTCTACTGAAGAAAGCGAGCGAATTGAAACGATGGAAGAGTCTGCAAGTGAAGTGTCTGTGAACGAGAACATGAACAAAATGATTACCAGAGTGGAGCCAGACGCACCTGTAAGCGAGTTTCCAGAGACATCATTGTCCAGTGAATTGAGCGCGGAAAGAAAAACATCTGATGAATTTACAAGCGAAGAACCTGTGAATCTTGGTACCAATAACAACGAGGTGACCAAAGTGAATGCACAGGCCTCTGTAAGTGAGATGACAGAAATCTTAGTTTCTAATGAAGAGAGAGTGTACAGTACATCTGAAGAGTTTGCAAGCGAAGGAACTGCGCACCCGAACACGAGTGACATTGCGATCACCAAAGTAAAGGCAGGGACATCATTTGGCGAGGTTCCTGAGATCGTAGTGTATGATGAAGCGAGTGTGCGAAATGAAGCTTCTGAAGAGCCCGCAAGCGAAGCGCCTATGAACCTGAGCACAAACGAAGAGACCAGAGTGGAGTCAGATGCATCTGTAAGCGATATGCCAGAGATAGCAGTGTTCAATGAAAACAGCGCGGAAAATAAAACATCTGGACAATTAGCATGTGAGGAATACGGGAAACagaacgacaacgacgacgagaACACCAAAGTGAAGATAGTTACGTCAGTGAGTGAGTTGCATGAGATCATAGCCTCTAATGAAACGACTGACCAAAGTAAGAAATCTGGTGAGTTTGCAAGCGGAGAAGCTGCGCGCCACAGCGCCAGTGACGTCGCCAACACCGAAGCGAAGGAAGGGGCATCAACAAGCGAAGTTTCACAGACCACAATCGCTGATGAAGCGAGCATGCAAAGTGAAAGATCTACGAAGTTTGGAAACGAAGCGCATGTGAGTGAAACCACCAATGAAAACATCGCGGAAGCAAAGGCAGATACTTCAACCGAGTTGCCGAAAATCATATTATCTAATGAAGCGAGCGTCCGAAATAAGCCTACCGAAGGCTTTATAAGCGAAGAGCCTGTCAACCAGGGCAGCAATAACGAAGAAATCGCCAAAGCGGATGAAGAGGAAGTGGGAAGTGAATCGACAGAGACCATAGTCCCTAATGAAGCGAGTGTGCAAGTTGTGGGTGTAGAAACTGAGTTCCAGATCATCAGTGATTATGAGGCCACGAAAGGGCCGGCTGAGACATCAACAAGTGTGGTTCCAGAGAACATAGTGTCTGGCGAGGCGAGCCTATTAAGTCAAACTCCTGAAAAGTTTGAAAATGAGGCGCTTGGGAACGATAGCCCACGTGACAACGCTATCCCGGAAGTGAAGTCAGAGGCTTCAGCTAGCGAGCTGCCATTTAATGAAGCTTCCGTGCAGAGCATAGCGTCTGAAGAATTCGCAAACGGAGAAAGTACGCAGGAAACTAATGGTGTCGTTGAGGTCGCCACATTGAAGGCAGATGTGCCAATAAGCGAAGTGCCAGAGATCGCAGTGTCTAATGAAGTGATTCTACCAAAGAAATCACATGAAGAGCTGAAAAACAATGCTACAGTGAACGAAAGCACCAATGATAACGAGGTCACTGAAGTGATGGCCGGTGCATCGGTAATCGAGTTGCCAGAGGAGACAGTGCCAAATGAAGCGAGCATAGGAAATGAAATATCAGACGAGCTTACAAGCAATGAAAATGTGCACCAAAGCAACAGTGATAAAGGGAACGGCGAACTGAGACCAGATACAGCTAAGTGA